Proteins found in one Miscanthus floridulus cultivar M001 chromosome 4, ASM1932011v1, whole genome shotgun sequence genomic segment:
- the LOC136552485 gene encoding uncharacterized protein produces MPLQSGTSSCSDDSDDSNAIDPIGIYTMEEYIAEQSVLHNLLERIGVKIQAKIEAQQAGKSRRRSGFNRKFIERDHGEGHQRLVADFFFEDAVYNEKLFRTRYRMRRPLFLRIVRALGDWSPYFTKRTDICYRQGLSPLQKCTAAIRMLSRGCPSDAVDEYVQIGKSTAMECLERFAEGVIDKFGGEYLRGPTSVDIQRLLQIGEGCGFPGMLGSIGCMHWEWENCPPKWMRRLNHSDHGFATFVLEAVASQDLWIWYASLNVVGSISDISVLDQSPVYNEILKGQAPQMQFSINKSQYNMGYYLANEIYPECNVFVKTIPFPRTENERLFAQHQEEARKDVQRAFGVMQSRFPIVRGPICYFPRATLAKIFQACIILHNMAVEDEKDMASACFDSGEAMGTSAVLPSNIKTGPANCLANIQQRNATLCSLPAHGQLRRDLIEHIWQQFGPFGDK; encoded by the coding sequence ATGCCCCTTCAATCAGGCACATCTTCCTGCTCAGATGATTCCGATGATAGCAATGCCATTGACCCAATTGGCATATATACTATGGAAGAATACATTGCTGAGCAAAGTGTCCTGCACAATTTACTTGAGCGGATCGGTGTGAAGATTCAGGCCAAAATCGAAGCACAACAAGCTGGTAAATCTCGTCGCCGGAGTGGTTTTAACAGGAAATTCATAGAGAGAGATCATGGAGAGGGTCATCAACGGCTTGTCGCTGATTTCTTTTTTGAAGATGCAGTCTATAATGAAAAACTATTCAGAACAAGGTACCGAATGAGAAGGCCTCTTTTTCTACGTATCGTCCGTGCCCTAGGCGACTGGTCTCCCTATTTCACTAAAAGGACAGATATTTGTTATCGCCAAGGGCTCTCACCTCTGCAGAAGTGTACAGCGGCTATTCGTATGTTATCACGTGGGTGCCCGTCAGATGCTGTAGACGAATATGTACAGATTGGTAAGAGCACAGCAATGGAGTGTTTGGAGCGGTTTGCAGAAGGGGTGATTGACAAGTTTGGTGGAGAATATTTGCGAGGACCTACTAGTGTTGATATTCAGCGACTACTACAAATTGGTGAGGGCTGTGGCTTCCCTGGCATGTTAGGAAGCATTGGTTGCATGCATTGGGAGTGGGAAAATTGCCCTCCTAAATGGATGCGTCGACTTAATCATAGTGATCATGGTTTCGCCACATTTGTTCTTGAAGCTGTTGCTTCACAAGATCTCTGGATATGGTATGCTTCTTTGAATGTTGTTGGGTCCATCAGTGACATCAGTGTTCTTGATCAGTCACCGGTGTATAATGAAATCTTGAAAGGGCAAGCTCCCCAGATGCAATTCTCCATCAATAAGAGTCAATACAATATGGGTTACTACCTTGCAAATGAAATCTACCCGGAATGTAATGTATTTGTTAAGACAATACCCTTCCCTCGGACAGAAAATGAAAGGTTGTTTGCACAGCATCAAGAAGAGGCAAGGAAGGATGTCCAGCGTGCATTTGGAGTCATGCAATCTCGTTTTCCCATTGTTCGTGGTCCAATATGCTATTTCCCACGGGCAACTCTTGCAAAAATCTTCCAAGCTTGTATCATACTCCATAACATGGCAGTTGAGGATGAGAAAGATATGGCAAGTGCTTGCTTTGACTCAGGTGAAGCTATGGGAACATCAGCTGTTCTACCGTCAAACATCAAAACTGGGCCTGCCAATTGCTTAGCCAATATACAACAGAGGAATGCTACTCTTTGTAGTCTACCAGCACATGGCCAACTAAGGAGGGACTTAATCGAGCACATCTGGCAACAGTTTGGGCCATTTGGCGACAAGTAA